The Microbacterium luteum genome includes a region encoding these proteins:
- a CDS encoding glycosyltransferase: MAAPHGLGNPISDFDPSTATIALVTFNRSRLLSRLLESIARMEPKPGHVVVVDNASTDDTSQVVESFQGRLGTELVYRRLDTNTGGSGGFSEGVRVAYELGSTWIWLMDDDVEVIPDGLARMGHWTPRFKSIQGRRYDYDGSEFYWQYRIAERMGIPIPFAPAGFDDSGFKEMNSGCFEGMFIHRDVVRQIGLPDPRFFIYWDDQLYGWLASRVTTSVIVDEFVLRRTREIKQWDMGVRHMNASSDAYRYYIMRNRAIIKKYYRAEGVYNPVLFGVGTALTFGKELIRLLFVERTIRGTSNLWRGLRDGRSITRDRSFETMPSLI, translated from the coding sequence ATGGCCGCACCGCATGGGCTCGGCAATCCCATCTCAGATTTCGACCCTTCGACCGCGACGATCGCGCTGGTGACGTTCAACCGCTCACGACTTCTCTCCCGCTTACTCGAGAGCATCGCGAGGATGGAACCGAAGCCCGGCCATGTCGTGGTCGTGGACAACGCCTCCACCGACGACACCAGTCAGGTCGTGGAATCGTTCCAGGGGCGTCTCGGAACGGAGCTCGTGTATCGACGCCTTGACACCAACACCGGCGGCTCTGGCGGCTTCAGCGAGGGGGTTCGAGTCGCATACGAACTGGGATCGACCTGGATATGGCTCATGGACGACGACGTCGAGGTCATTCCGGATGGGCTCGCGCGTATGGGGCACTGGACACCGCGCTTCAAGAGCATCCAGGGCCGTCGTTACGACTATGACGGCAGCGAGTTCTATTGGCAGTATCGAATCGCGGAGCGAATGGGCATCCCGATCCCGTTCGCGCCCGCGGGCTTCGATGACTCGGGTTTCAAGGAAATGAACTCGGGATGCTTCGAGGGCATGTTCATCCACCGCGATGTCGTCCGACAGATCGGCCTGCCGGACCCACGCTTCTTCATCTACTGGGATGATCAGCTCTACGGCTGGCTTGCGTCACGGGTCACCACGTCCGTGATCGTGGACGAATTCGTTCTGCGTCGCACGCGCGAGATCAAGCAGTGGGACATGGGCGTGCGGCATATGAACGCATCAAGTGACGCATACCGGTACTACATCATGCGGAACCGGGCGATCATCAAGAAGTACTACCGCGCCGAAGGCGTGTATAACCCGGTCCTGTTCGGGGTGGGCACGGCGCTCACCTTCGGCAAGGAACTGATTCGACTCCTCTTTGTCGAGCGTACGATTCGCGGCACGAGCAACCTCTGGCGAGGACTGCGCGACGGACGATCGATCACACGCGACCGTTCCTTCGAGACCATGCCGTCGTTGATCTGA
- a CDS encoding DUF2142 domain-containing protein: protein MSSAAEAAHAGRVRSTSGVAAYRWATGLLAAVVFLACMSWALVSAPFTGPDERAHYNSVTRIMSGGGWPLPYEAQMESWTVTAVTEAGWGYRGQRDESPPLPTARSTIFAGGNWENLGKDQMVQHPPLYYGVVAAAASMIGDHETQWDAAQLMMRISSAAMLAGAIPFLVSVGRHVSGSPRAGVIGGTSVLLMPFFTNVGGFINNDPMLVLTCSAAICFAVRALYREKKARTSLALAGVALGLALLTKGLALLLVPVVAVFAAMVAWRWRSWPTRIWVFLLPLVIAFAVGGWWWLRNLLLLGRIQPSTLGDRERSAIAHEGYDLGDFIIGAIVRFNRTLWGRGARDDIALPTHIVDVAGLVLVGLVLVAVIVGSERRVLALLWTFPVLIVAVIFVNAHGIYWDLGSPDRGIQGRYVYAGIAAFCATFASLAVIVTKRLRAAIRRILASIFCAFAVVATASALGWVLKRSWGADRAAALASIATSHGVALTLPISVMGVGLAASAALVTLFLLPWPVRTGPGRTTTRVTN, encoded by the coding sequence ATGAGCTCCGCGGCGGAGGCCGCGCACGCCGGTCGCGTCCGTTCGACGTCGGGGGTGGCGGCCTACCGCTGGGCTACGGGGCTGCTCGCTGCGGTGGTGTTCCTGGCGTGCATGTCGTGGGCGCTGGTGTCGGCTCCGTTCACGGGCCCTGACGAGCGTGCGCACTACAACTCCGTCACCCGCATCATGTCAGGGGGTGGCTGGCCTCTCCCGTACGAGGCGCAGATGGAGAGCTGGACCGTCACGGCGGTCACCGAGGCGGGTTGGGGTTATCGGGGACAGCGCGATGAGAGCCCGCCGCTGCCCACCGCGCGGTCGACGATCTTCGCGGGCGGGAACTGGGAGAATCTAGGTAAGGACCAGATGGTTCAGCACCCGCCCCTCTACTACGGAGTCGTCGCGGCAGCTGCGAGCATGATTGGCGATCACGAGACCCAATGGGATGCGGCACAGCTGATGATGCGGATATCCTCAGCAGCCATGCTCGCTGGTGCCATTCCATTTCTGGTTTCTGTCGGCCGACACGTGAGTGGCTCACCGCGAGCCGGCGTTATAGGAGGCACCAGCGTCTTGCTGATGCCGTTCTTCACGAACGTCGGCGGTTTCATCAACAACGACCCGATGCTTGTCCTTACGTGCTCGGCGGCCATCTGCTTCGCGGTACGGGCGCTCTATCGAGAAAAGAAGGCGCGGACGTCGTTGGCTCTGGCCGGCGTCGCGCTCGGCCTGGCGCTGCTCACGAAAGGACTCGCGCTTCTGCTTGTACCGGTCGTCGCGGTGTTCGCTGCAATGGTGGCTTGGCGCTGGCGATCTTGGCCCACACGCATCTGGGTCTTCTTGCTCCCCCTCGTGATTGCGTTCGCCGTCGGCGGCTGGTGGTGGCTTCGTAATCTGCTGCTCCTTGGTCGCATACAGCCGAGCACTCTCGGCGACCGCGAGCGGTCAGCAATCGCACATGAAGGATATGATCTTGGCGATTTCATCATCGGCGCCATTGTGCGCTTCAACCGGACCCTTTGGGGGCGTGGCGCGCGTGACGACATCGCACTCCCGACTCACATCGTGGACGTCGCGGGGCTAGTACTCGTCGGCCTTGTCCTTGTCGCGGTGATCGTCGGTTCCGAACGGCGCGTTCTGGCGCTCCTGTGGACGTTTCCGGTGTTGATAGTCGCAGTCATCTTCGTAAATGCGCACGGAATCTATTGGGACCTCGGGTCCCCTGACAGGGGTATCCAGGGCAGGTACGTGTATGCAGGAATAGCTGCTTTCTGTGCAACATTTGCAAGCCTTGCCGTCATCGTCACGAAACGGTTGAGGGCTGCTATCCGACGGATCCTCGCCTCGATATTCTGTGCGTTCGCGGTTGTCGCCACGGCGTCAGCCCTTGGTTGGGTCCTCAAGCGCTCTTGGGGCGCTGACAGGGCCGCTGCCCTCGCCTCGATCGCGACATCACACGGTGTGGCTCTGACGCTGCCTATCTCAGTGATGGGCGTCGGCTTGGCGGCTTCCGCCGCTCTTGTGACTTTGTTCCTTCTGCCCTGGCCCGTGCGGACAGGCCCGGGGAGAACGACCACCCGCGTGACGAACTAA
- a CDS encoding polysaccharide pyruvyl transferase family protein has translation MTGPRITIIGSALSGNKGASAMLEAAIQSLGERLDDPRFTLLSMYPREDAAQNPYPNLEILPANPRQLGVTINTLALMYSVLPFLRGTLRRHSRVIRALAESSVLLDQGGITFTDGREKFLLYNVASILPALNTRTPVFKCAQAVGPFQNPINRWASRTFLPKAATIVTRGRITHEYAEGLRLTNLVAGADYAFSLALDGTECQQVSRHLDLSFFDEDVVGVCPSVVLQKKVDECGGDYVGQIVDFIGHVRAQGKRVLLLPHSVRTGTDKTHNNDLPLCREIHARLTLGDDLLFVDRELSSQQLRYLIGRCSFFVASRFHAMVSSLAMAVPTLVIGWSHKYREVLEMFDLEEWAFGHDTLTPSHLAERFAALEGAREEVKAKLDEHLPGVRARSIEQADLIARLVSTDR, from the coding sequence ATGACCGGTCCGCGGATCACCATCATTGGCTCAGCCCTGTCGGGCAACAAGGGGGCCTCGGCTATGCTCGAAGCGGCGATCCAGTCGCTCGGCGAGCGACTCGACGACCCCCGGTTCACGCTGCTGAGCATGTATCCGCGCGAAGACGCCGCGCAGAACCCGTATCCGAACCTCGAGATCCTGCCAGCGAATCCGCGACAGCTCGGCGTGACGATCAACACGCTCGCGCTTATGTACAGCGTTCTGCCGTTCCTGCGCGGGACGCTGCGTCGCCATTCGCGTGTGATCCGCGCTCTCGCAGAGTCGTCGGTGCTGCTCGATCAGGGCGGCATCACCTTCACCGACGGGCGCGAGAAGTTCTTGCTGTACAACGTCGCATCGATTCTGCCGGCCCTAAACACCCGCACACCCGTCTTCAAGTGCGCCCAGGCGGTCGGCCCCTTCCAGAACCCGATCAACCGCTGGGCGTCACGCACCTTTCTGCCCAAGGCGGCCACGATCGTCACGCGCGGACGCATCACGCACGAGTACGCCGAGGGACTGAGACTGACCAACCTCGTCGCAGGCGCGGACTACGCCTTCTCGCTCGCGCTCGATGGCACCGAATGCCAGCAGGTGTCACGTCATCTCGATCTGTCCTTCTTCGACGAAGACGTGGTGGGCGTGTGCCCGAGCGTGGTGCTGCAGAAGAAGGTCGACGAGTGCGGCGGAGACTACGTCGGGCAGATTGTCGACTTCATCGGGCACGTGCGCGCACAGGGCAAGCGCGTGCTCCTCCTGCCCCACAGCGTGCGCACCGGGACGGACAAGACCCACAACAACGACCTGCCGCTGTGCCGTGAGATCCACGCGCGGCTCACGCTGGGCGACGATCTCCTCTTCGTCGATCGAGAGCTCAGCTCGCAGCAGCTGCGCTATCTGATCGGGCGTTGCTCGTTCTTCGTTGCCAGCCGCTTCCACGCGATGGTCTCCTCGCTGGCGATGGCGGTGCCGACGCTCGTGATCGGGTGGAGCCACAAGTACCGCGAGGTGCTCGAAATGTTCGATCTGGAGGAGTGGGCCTTCGGCCATGACACGCTGACCCCCTCGCATCTCGCCGAGCGCTTCGCCGCCCTCGAAGGGGCGCGCGAAGAGGTCAAAGCGAAGCTCGATGAGCACCTGCCCGGTGTGCGTGCTCGCTCCATCGAACAGGCAGACCTCATCGCGCGACTCGTGAGCACCGATCGATGA